A single Ciona intestinalis chromosome 12, KH, whole genome shotgun sequence DNA region contains:
- the LOC100187395 gene encoding 4-coumarate--CoA ligase 1-like isoform X1, producing the protein MDPRSLYPDILIPEVAFGQHVLNALQEHGDKVAWIDVSQGGEKYSFSRIRVEALKCANALHKEGIRRGDVIGLFLPNSCQQKVLVLSLALCGATIVPINILYTKDEVERQMQIIEPKLIFTTSDQLNKLKSCSTNAKIHIFGPNESENIYLKFLKDGSDKGVYLDGEIDIYNDDLFLFCSSGTTGPPKLIQITNYSLVATTVLMKMTIKRSSTNIGISASAMFHIASIITTFPPLTQGCCQVYLSEHKVTDLLQAILNYKVTHLFLLASHFLELVKSDLVQNYDVSSLVEIATGASPTSDEVKLLAKSKYGLKAITEIYGLTEAVPVCVTDPILSKSGSVGFLLPNTKMKVVDIDTRKKLGPRENGELLFKGPQVVKGYYKNPEATKNMFDGEGWLKSGDMGYFDDDGNLYITDRIKDVIKVHGVQVSSVEIESVLTEHPKIAAVGVIGVPDDVGNAGELPKAYIEKKEANLTTEEIHQFLEDKLADYKQLRGGVMFMDSLPRGGSGKIQKRVLREIDLQSRDDPQ; encoded by the exons ATGGATCCGCGAAGTCTTTATCCAG ATATATTGATACCAGAGGTGGCATTTGGACAACATGTGTTGAATGCTTTACAAGAACATGGAGATAAAGTGGCGTGG ATTGATGTAAGCCAAGGCGGAGAAAAATACTCGTTCAGTAGAATCCGCGTGGAGGCGCTCAAGTGCGCGAATGCGTTACATAAGGAAGGCATTAGACGAGGTGACGTCATTGGACTCTTTCTCCCGAATTCGTGCCAACAGAAGGTTCTTGTATTGTCACTTGCTTTGTGTGGAGCTACCATCGTCCCGATCAATATTCTTTACACCAAAG ATGAGGTTGAACGACAAATGCAAATCATTGAACCAAAACTGATCTTCACAACATCTGACCAGTTAAACAAACTCAAATCTTGTTCAACAAACGCGAAG ATCCACATATTCGGTCCGAACGAAAGTGAGAACATTTATCTTAAGTTTCTGAAGGATGGTTCTGATAAAG GAGTTTACTTGGATGGCGAAATCGACATTTACAACGATGActtgtttctgttttgttcAAGTGGAACAACCGGCCCACCTAAGCTGATACAGATTACCAACTATAGCTTAGTGGCTACAACTGTTCTGATGAA aatGACAATTAAACGAAGCAGCACTAACATCGGTATAAGCGCCAGTGCGATGTTTCATATTGCTTCGATCATAACAACATTTCCACCTTTAACGCAAGGTTGCTGTCAGGTCTATCTTTCTGAACACAAGGTCACTGACCTATTGCAAGCAATACTCAATTATAAG GTCACACACTTGTTCTTGTtagcgtcacattttttggAGCTTGTAAAATCGGATCTGGTTCAAAACTATGACGTTTCCAGTCTCGTAGAAATCGCGACGGGAGCTTCTCCGACTTCTGATGAAGTTAAACTTCTTGCCAAGAGCAAATATGGACTCAAAGCAATTACTGAAA TTTATGGACTAACCGAAGCAGTGCCTGTCTGTGTAACTGATCCAATTTTATCAAAGTCGGGATCTGTTGGATTTCTTCTCCCAAACACCAAAATGAAG GTTGTTGACATTGATACAAGGAAGAAGCTTGGACCTCGTGAGAATGGTGAACTCTTGTTCAAAGGACCACAG GTGGTGAAAGGATATTACAAAAACCCTGAAGCAACAAAGAATATGTTTGATGGGGAAGGATGGTTGAAGTCGGGTGATATGGGATACTTTGATGACGACGGGAATCTTTATATCACTGATCGTATCAAGGATGTTATTAAAGTTCATGGAGTGCAG GTGTCTTCTGTTGAAATTGAATCCGTTCTAACCGAACATCCAAAAATCGCTGCAGTCGGGGTTATTGGGGTCCCTGATGACGTGGGTAATGCTGGGGAACTCCCTAAAGCTTACATTGAGAAAAAAGAAGCAAATTTAACAACAGAAGAAATTCATCAATTTCTTGAAG ATAAGTTGGCAGATTATAAACAGCTACGAGGTGGTGTCATGTTCATGGACTCTCTACCAAGAGGTGGAAGTGGAAAGATACAGAAACGAGTTCTCCGAGAAATTGATCTTCAATCTCGTGATGATCCTCAGTAG
- the LOC100187395 gene encoding 4-coumarate--CoA ligase 1-like isoform X2, which produces MDPRSLYPDILIPEVAFGQHVLNALQEHGDKVAWIDVSQGGEKYSFSRIRVEALKCANALHKEGIRRGDVIGLFLPNSCQQKVLVLSLALCGATIVPINILYTKDEVERQMQIIEPKLIFTTSDQLNKLKSCSTNAKIHIFGPNESENIYLKFLKDGSDKGVYLDGEIDIYNDDLFLFCSSGTTGPPKLIQITNYSLVATTVLMKMTIKRSSTNIGISASAMFHIASIITTFPPLTQGCCQVYLSEHKVTDLLQAILNYKVTHLFLLASHFLELVKSDLVQNYDVSSLVEIATGASPTSDEVKLLAKSKYGLKAITEIYGLTEAVPVCVTDPILSKSGSVGFLLPNTKMKVVDIDTRKKLGPRENGELLFKGPQVVKGYYKNPEATKNMFDGEGWLKSGDMGYFDDDGNLYITDRIKDVIKVHGVQVSSVEIESVLTEHPKIAAVGVIGVPDDVGNAGELPKAYIEKKEANLTTEEIHQFLEDKLADYKQLRGGVMFMDSLPRGGSGKIQKRVLREIDLQSRDDPQ; this is translated from the exons ATGGATCCGCGAAGTCTTTATCCAGATATATTGATACCAGAGGTGGCATTTGGACAACATGTGTTGAATGCTTTACAAGAACATGGAGATAAAGTGGCGTGG ATTGATGTAAGCCAAGGCGGAGAAAAATACTCGTTCAGTAGAATCCGCGTGGAGGCGCTCAAGTGCGCGAATGCGTTACATAAGGAAGGCATTAGACGAGGTGACGTCATTGGACTCTTTCTCCCGAATTCGTGCCAACAGAAGGTTCTTGTATTGTCACTTGCTTTGTGTGGAGCTACCATCGTCCCGATCAATATTCTTTACACCAAAG ATGAGGTTGAACGACAAATGCAAATCATTGAACCAAAACTGATCTTCACAACATCTGACCAGTTAAACAAACTCAAATCTTGTTCAACAAACGCGAAG ATCCACATATTCGGTCCGAACGAAAGTGAGAACATTTATCTTAAGTTTCTGAAGGATGGTTCTGATAAAG GAGTTTACTTGGATGGCGAAATCGACATTTACAACGATGActtgtttctgttttgttcAAGTGGAACAACCGGCCCACCTAAGCTGATACAGATTACCAACTATAGCTTAGTGGCTACAACTGTTCTGATGAA aatGACAATTAAACGAAGCAGCACTAACATCGGTATAAGCGCCAGTGCGATGTTTCATATTGCTTCGATCATAACAACATTTCCACCTTTAACGCAAGGTTGCTGTCAGGTCTATCTTTCTGAACACAAGGTCACTGACCTATTGCAAGCAATACTCAATTATAAG GTCACACACTTGTTCTTGTtagcgtcacattttttggAGCTTGTAAAATCGGATCTGGTTCAAAACTATGACGTTTCCAGTCTCGTAGAAATCGCGACGGGAGCTTCTCCGACTTCTGATGAAGTTAAACTTCTTGCCAAGAGCAAATATGGACTCAAAGCAATTACTGAAA TTTATGGACTAACCGAAGCAGTGCCTGTCTGTGTAACTGATCCAATTTTATCAAAGTCGGGATCTGTTGGATTTCTTCTCCCAAACACCAAAATGAAG GTTGTTGACATTGATACAAGGAAGAAGCTTGGACCTCGTGAGAATGGTGAACTCTTGTTCAAAGGACCACAG GTGGTGAAAGGATATTACAAAAACCCTGAAGCAACAAAGAATATGTTTGATGGGGAAGGATGGTTGAAGTCGGGTGATATGGGATACTTTGATGACGACGGGAATCTTTATATCACTGATCGTATCAAGGATGTTATTAAAGTTCATGGAGTGCAG GTGTCTTCTGTTGAAATTGAATCCGTTCTAACCGAACATCCAAAAATCGCTGCAGTCGGGGTTATTGGGGTCCCTGATGACGTGGGTAATGCTGGGGAACTCCCTAAAGCTTACATTGAGAAAAAAGAAGCAAATTTAACAACAGAAGAAATTCATCAATTTCTTGAAG ATAAGTTGGCAGATTATAAACAGCTACGAGGTGGTGTCATGTTCATGGACTCTCTACCAAGAGGTGGAAGTGGAAAGATACAGAAACGAGTTCTCCGAGAAATTGATCTTCAATCTCGTGATGATCCTCAGTAG
- the LOC100181094 gene encoding dnaJ homolog subfamily C member 9, with protein MGLLDDCELHYGTRDLYELLKVSKTCSEQGIKRAYRKLSLKVHPDRATDDEKETATIKFQVLSKISKVLLDKDGRDVYDKEERILDDEEVLNEEYSWKNYWSSMFNLSADDVRQFYEKYRGSAEESEDLKEIYKECEGDMDLLFEMQICSSIEDEPRFRKILETAITDGEVPGYDKFVNESKAKRTKRKKFFAKEAKEAEAARKANGLNGDDKSLEQMILKRQKTREKEADSFFSHLEEKYAKKPKATGARKRKPKKT; from the coding sequence ATGGGTCTGCTTGATGATTGCGAGCTACATTATGGAACAAGAGATTTGTACGAGCTGCTAAAAGTTTCCAAAACCTGCTCAGAACAAGGGATAAAAAGAGCCTACCGTAAGTTGTCACTTAAAGTTCACCCAGACAGAGCAACTGATGATGAAAAAGAAACCGCTACAATTAAATTCCAAGTTCTTTCCAAAATCAGCAAAGTTTTGTTGGACAAAGACGGGCGTGATGTTTATGATAAAGAGGAAAGAATTTTGGACGATGAAGAAGTTTTAAATGAGGAGTACAGCTGGAAAAATTACTGGAGTTCAATGTTTAACTTAAGTGCGGACGATGTTCGACAGTTTTACGAGAAATATCGAGGTTCTGCTGAAGAAAGTGAAGATTTGAAGGAAATATACAAGGAATGTGAGGGGGACATGGATTTGTTGTTTGAGATGCAGATCTGTTCCTCCATTGAAGATGAACCGAGGTTTAGAAAGATTTTAGAAACAGCTATCACTGATGGGGAAGTCCCAGGGTACgataaatttgtaaatgagTCAAAAGCGAAACGAaccaaaagaaaaaagtttttcgcCAAAGAAGCGAAAGAAGCTGAAGCAGCAAGGAAAGCAAACGGACTTAATGGTGATGACAAAAGTTTAGAGCAGATGATTTTAAAGCGGCAAAAGACTCGGGAAAAAGAAGCAGATTCTTTCTTTTCGCATTTAGAAGAAAAATATGCGAAGAAGCCGAAAGCTACTGGtgcaagaaaaagaaaacccAAAAAAACCTGA
- the LOC101242399 gene encoding LOW QUALITY PROTEIN: glutathione peroxidase-like (The sequence of the model RefSeq protein was modified relative to this genomic sequence to represent the inferred CDS: substituted 1 base at 1 genomic stop codon) has translation MGHTGVALALVVALFCPALAHRAIGERSKCVSSSRTIYDTPFNFTMLNGTTVPLSKFRGEILMIANLASFXGANWQYPLFNALQELEGVTVLGFPCNQFGLQEPGANSEILKILEHVRPGGGFQPNFPMFEKLEVNGENAHPLFKFLKDQCNVVTSQFAPKARLFYEPIQPNDIEWNFHKFLVDQEGRARRRYHHNTPPDAAIVRKDIRFLQNN, from the exons ATGGGGCATACCGGAGTAGCTCTAGCTCTGGTTGTTGCTTTGTTTTGCCCGGCGCTTGCTCATCGAGCTATTGGGGAAAGATCAAAATGTGTGAGTTCTTCAAGGACGATCTACGACACACCGTTCAACTTCACTATGCTTAATGGTACCACTGTACCGTTGTCCAAGTTTAGAG GGGAAATCTTAATGATTGCCAATCTTGCCTCCTTCTGAGGGGCAAACTGGCAATATCCTCTCTTCAATGCACTGCAAGAACTTGAAGGAGTCACTGTCCTCGGGTTCCCATGTAACCAGTTCGGTCTTCAG GAACCTGGGGCTAACTCTGAGATTCTCAAAATACTTGAACACGTAAGACCCGGTGGTGGTTTCCAACCCAATTTTCCGATGTTTGAAAAACTTGAAGTGAACGGTGAAAACGCTCATCCTCTCTTTAAGTTTCTAAAG GATCAATGCAacgttgttacgtcacaattcgCACCCAAAGCACGATTGTTCTACGAACCGATCCAACCAAACGACATTGAATGGAATTTCCATAAATTTTTGGTTGACCAGGAGGGTAGGGCGAGAAG ACGCTACCATCACAATACACCACCGGATGCTGCCATTGTTCGTAAAGACATCCGATTCTTACAAAATAACTAA